The DNA window CATGAAAAATACGACACTCAGTTCTATATCATCTGCTGTGTTCAGTCACAGagagctgctgctgcactgctctCTTGGGTTGAAATCTTAAAACAAGTAGCACCTATGGCCCCAACCTAATGATGTAAGAGCAGGTGAATTGACTGATTGAAAACACCTATGACTTCATTGAGTGTTTTAGGTAGGAACTACATTCCATTGTTTTGAGCTAATTTAATAACCTTTTATGACCTGTTGTTCCCCCAGATACCCCAACCTGAAGTCTGTGCGTGAGCTCATCTACAAACGTGGCCATGGCAGGATGAGGAAACAGCGCATTGCCCTCACAGACAACGCTCTGGTGGAGAAGGCCCTCGGTATGGAAACTTaatacttttttataattttttttgcttaaaacCCCTAAAGAAATGGGTTGTACATAGCACAGTATACAGGTGCCTCTATTTTGGGAGAGGGTTTCATAAGAGAACCTCATGTGTAACGTTTGACCAATAACGATTAAGTGTTATTTCTGAGGGAGTGATAATTATGCTTTCTCTGAGCTTAATTTTAGATAAGACATGCTCTTGATCAAGGCAGTATTAAGGTACAATTTAGTGTTATTTATTGCTTCTACAAAGCAAAGTGTCCCAATATAATCAATTACTGTTAGATTAAGGTGTAGTGCTACATGTGGTTAATGATGCACACTTTTTTCCCCGTCTTATCGACCTTGgtgaaaaaactgaaaactaaGCCAGTTGTGTCTGAAACCCCATGCTTGTCCAACAGTGACTTTACCATTAGGATGTATTAGTTTTTAGCATAATTATACCCTTGCTTATCAGACTTGTTTAGTTCAACCTTATTGGAACTTTGTGTCGCAAGGTAAAATGTATGTTGAGCTTTAAGAGTCTGGTGAAATGTTGGAATACAATTAACTCATCCATTCTGGGTTAAATTGCTCAATCATTTTGCTAATCAGTAAAGCCAAAGTTGTCTAAAATGCATATCTCAATTGGTAAAACATTTAACATAGCAACTCTTGCTTTCACTGATAACtcacatttttaagtaaaagtagttaAGTGTACGAGCGGTTATGCAATTCAACTTGTTCAACACATTGCTTTTTTGATCTGCAGGCAAATATGGTATCATCTGTGTTGAGGACCTCATCCATGAGATTTACACAGTTGGAAAGAACTTCAAACCCGCCAACAACTTCCTGTGGCCCTTCAAGCTGTCGTCACCCCGCGGTGGTATGAACAAGAAGACCACACACTTTGTGGAGGGAGGAGACGCTGGCAACCGGGAGGATCAGATCAACAGAATGATCCGGAGGATGAACTGAAGTTATGGTGAGTTGGAGGAATATTACAGGTCTAGAAAGTATAACTGGCTCATTGGGTGTGGTTAATGATGCATACTTTTTTCCCCGTCTTATCGACTATGGTGAAAACCAGCTGAAATTAAGCCAATTATGTCTGAAACCACATCTTAGCCATTCATCTTTAAATTATCTACTATACATGCTTTAGTCTGCAAGACAGGAAGAAGTAATATAAGGGCAAAATATTAGATCAAATTAAACAATATGGTAATGATTTTATTCCTACTGACTGTAAAGTTTCTAAATGTGACATCCATCTATGGCACACTCCAGATCGTCTTGTTTGATAACCCTGGATGATTCCTATCTTTAAAGGAAACTTATCAGCCACCTCTTTTGTTCCAAACATTACCACTGTGAAACAAGtgtctccaaaatgtaatttaagcaTCCTCTTACTATGTTAATACAGGTCCAATGACCATACTTTACAAGAAGCAAAAAATGAACATTGTACTTAGTTGTTAACCTAATCTATTGGACATGGTTTTGCATTTGTATTTTGGATCAAGACTCTCCATTTATAacatgggtttttttttgtctttcaggtTTTCAAAGGACTCGACATGGACAATAAAaactttgggggaaaaaaaccgtCTTGTTGTCATTAATGTTGTGACTGTGCCATCCTGTGCAATACACTATTTGTAATTTGGTAATTAGCAGAGGGTAGCCATTTCCCCAGTTGGccttattacatttttaatgtgtgtgtgtgtatgtgtatatatatatatatatatatatatatatatatatatatatatatatatatatatatatatatatatatatatatatatatatatatatatatatatatatatatatttttttttataaagccaATTATTGACCCCTAAAATGACAAGTTGACGACAGTATACAAATTTACAAGTGTAAAACAAACATCGTTCTGAACTGTAGGGCTGATACTTCAGTCACTGACTGAAATTCCCCCATatctaatattaaaaaaatgccttgtcattcaatactaAGTTGAATACCTAAATCAAATGTCATCttcgtcagtgagccaatacgCGTGCAGCATGTACCAAGATTTTATAAtgctgtttaacatgaaaaatgCTGTACCGCATAGCAGCTGAAAAATGAGTGAACCgcaatgttttgttaaaatgggTCGGTATCGGTAAGGTATTTAGCCAACTGGtaatattgaattttttttttaacaatacatgcacataaaaatggggggggggggggtttgctATCTCAAATGTAAAAAGGGATAAACTTGTTTTGGCCTTAACTAAGATTTGTGATGGAATGTACTATGGACCGACTAACGGTTTTCACTAAGCATGTTACCATGGTGACGCAGTGACTCGGTTACATTTACCACAGTGAGCAGCAGCCTAGCATTGCTGCTCGGGGATGTCTAGCTTTTACAAATTGGCCGTTATAATGGCCATATGTCGTATGTTTGGTCTATAACAGAGTTATGTCTTAAAACGTGTTTAATGGCAGCTCCAACATGATGACTTTCCAGGTTAATGCATCGCTGCCTAACGTTACCGCAAAGGCTTTATTGTCGGAGGGAAGCTCAAATTGCAGCCAGCGCGGCCCTGATGCGGCTAGATATCCAGCATACTGGAACGTTGGCATGGGAGCAGGTGGAGGACAAGCAGCTGTCCgacaaaataatcaaataagGAGGAAATTGCCTGTGATTCAACCCTTGAGCAGTGAGTAAGCGTGCTGTAACGTTAGATGCTAAATTAATCAAGATGCTGCTACAGTAACGGTAACGTCATGTCACCGTTCTCTGTTGTAGAGTCCAGGGATTGGAAAACCTTGGTTAGCGGCTACATAGTTCGAGGGTGAGATGTTAACATTTTGACATAACTTGTTTCTTAGACCAAGCTCATAAGTCAGAATAGCCTCTGGCTGCTATAGAGGTCgctcacaacagtaggctaTGCGAAAAAATAAGTTGTTGCACAAAAAAACTATTGTATGAATGTTAGTAGTGGTATTACAGTTGATAAAATATCCCAGAATAATACACAAATGGTGTACTGTCATTCTGCGTGGTATTCACCTTTTTAAAATCCATGTTTCTCTTCAATCTGTGTTATGTTAGCTCACCTAACCTGGCCAAAGATGACAGACTGGGAACAGAGATCAATGGCCCAGAGAAGGACATCTCTGGAAGACACTTTCTTTTTGATAAACAATGTAAGAATTGCAGAAGAGGCGTTGACCTGTCATTATTACAGTTAAGAGTATATTTATAGGATTAGTTATATATTCTCACTCAGAAGTAAATTCTTTACTTTTCACCTAAAACATTACATTGGATACACATTGAATTTGAGTTTTATTTTCCTGGAATGTAACCCAGACAGCCAGTAGGTGGAGTTGTCGTCATACATAATGATTACATATATGTACATAAGGTTTCATTTCTGTGACTGCAAGTTTGATACTTTGATACTTGCAAACATTGATACTTGAGTGCAACTTTACAGTCACAATTAATACAGTTTGAAAGAGCTTAGCCACATTACATATacacttttgttttaaaatatccTTTTAGAAAATGACTTTCTTCATATCAGATGTCAGTTTTAAATAGCTATATCTAATTATGTTTAGGTGCGAGGTTAGAGAGGACCAGAACTGTGATTCCTCCACTGACAAGAGACTACCATGTGCACAGACCCGGCAACCAGCATCCCCTCAGCCTCTCCAAGAAGCTTTCCCACAGTCATGCAGGGCGGCCTTTCACCTTAGGGTAACCAGTGGATTAATGTCACTCAGCCCAGTAGTTGTAGCTGTAGTCTTCATGGCATATTTCTGAAGACAGCTGCACAGATTGCAGTAATTACACTGAGCCACTGTctcatatataaaaataattacaaGAATATGAACTGAGAAAAGGTAGCCAGACACAATTTTGACAGGCATAATTTCTCTTTCACAGACAATTTTATTAATCTGGCAACATGGGGAGCATGATTATAGCTAAAATTGAATCAAGTGTTTGCACAATGATGAGCTCATAATCAGTTATTACTATTAGTCCATTTGTGGGAACAGTTTAGTTTGATGGCACACTGCTTCACTTTCACATAGTACGTAACAATCCTttaatataatttcatataattTTCACATGAAATAATTGGGTCTTCTGAAAGCAAAATATAAAGGAAATTGAAAGTAATTAACCAAAACCAATTACAAATTATTGATCCCAAAAGCCATATGTGCAGCCCTACCTTTTTATATGTTCATAACGTCCTTAATTCTTCTTCCAGCTACCCTGAAAGATATGATCTGAATACAACTCCAGCCATCCTCTTTCCCTCCACTTTAGTCCTCAATGGCAGAAACACCTTCTCCGCTGAGAACTGCAAGCTTAGCAGGTATTTTTGCCCTTATAAACTAAATTAGACCAAGCTAATCAATAGTTCTCTCAATTGTTTCTCACACTTATCCCTCTTCTGCTTCCCTTCTGTTCTGCAGGCCTAAGGTGAATTATCCAACCTACAACCTACTGACTGTTAAAGATAATCAAAAGAGTGAGTTATTTTAGTGCATCGACTGTGAAGTATTCATCGTGGTCTTGACGAGTTAGGTCAAAACGCCTCTGTCTGCGTAGCAAGGGGAATCCAACCTGCATATGTGTTTATGATGTTGATTTATTGGCAGCAAACATGTTAGTTTTTTGgattttccttcttcaaactaaAAGCATGGATACTTTGCCTAAGTATTGCAAGTTGCAGGGTACCTTGTTGTTTGTGGTTCATAACAAAGTGGGTCAAGAGGTCACATGAAGAGAGGGAGGGTTCGGTGTTGTCAGGTGGACTTTAAATTAAATCAATATTACTCTTAACATGAGGAGATGTAGAATAAACCCAACACCGCAGTCTAACATCATGAAAATGCCCCATATATTATACGTATTATTTTTAGTGTATATATCTTCTTATAGATGTCATCCTAATATGTCTTCTTCTCTCCCTTTtatccatctctctttctgtgtctttccctctctcttgctCACCTCTTGCCACACAGGCCAGTCCTATCCAGACCCAGTGGTCGGAGCCTCTCGCTCTTTTATCCACAGGATATCTGAGCTGTCCACCTTGGAGGGTGAGACGGTGAGACAAGAAAAGCTCAAGAAAATGAGGAAAGCTAAAAAACCTTCATCCTGACAATCACCTTCTTCCCAGTCACTCTGGTCAAGGATCAAAACCTTTGAGTCTGTGCCAACAACTActgagcaaaataaaacatttaaggcACCATGTTCTTTTCAGTGGCTTGTTCTGACTGCTTGTTTGTCCTCAGTGGTATTAGTTTTCTGCCTAACATGGCTGGTCTTCACATTTTGGGATTCCTGACCTGAGCTCCTCTATTAGTGATTGCATGTGGTATTTACTGTGGTAAATTACAGTGTTCGCTATGACAACAAATGCTGATGatgaatattaaatattttcttttctgacTCACAGCTGTCAGTAGTTTTCCACTCAACATATGCATGACAAGATATTTATTTTACCTATCTAATGACTTGTAATGGCTGTTATGTAATTCTGCCATAATTATCGCTGTATCATGAATATGTTGAAGTGCTGTAAAGCTCGGATCTCATTACAAGAGTGTTTAAAACATTGCCGTTGTATATGAATCAAGCTGTGTGGAATATCTATGTACATATTGAATAGTTTAGCAAAACCATTATTGTGCCTTGTGAAATGTCTTCCTGGAATTAAAtaaatttctttttgttgttactCCTTTTGTTACGAAAATTTCTCTTTTGTGAGTCATGAGTTTTGTTATAGCTtctagaggaaaaaaaagggagcGTCCCCTTTTGGCACATATACTACATATCGACCAGCGCGGTATTGAGAATGCCTAAAAGATTGCAATGAAACATAATCTGCATTCCATATctacaaaacagacaaaaaactgTGCCCCCAGATCCCAGAATGTGGTACTTTCCCACATAATGCATTGTTGTATTGTATGGAGGGAAGATCATGTCTCTGAATAGTCTTCATTGTATTTCACAAAGACAGCATAGTGTTTTTGTTTAGAGAAATGaggattttattatttaaagatgTAGCAGCTGGAGTCCTGATTTCTTGTTTATTTGTGATACTATgaatttttgtgacttttttcgacatactatacaatgacttttttcgaaatactgtactatgacttttttgctttttttggcatactataactcatgtttttatgactttttttcgacatactatggatctactatgactttttaattacttttttcataatactatgacattttggactttttttgacatactataccatgacaattttatgacttttttcaatatatactatgacttttttcacttattTCGACACTATATTATACTGtgacgtttttatgacttttttgacatactatactatgacgtttttcgacatagtatactatgactttttttgacatgctattctacgacctttttcgacatgttattctatgactttttatatttgttttagcAATAATATGTAACACTTGTACATGAATAAAGGTGTTTCTTTTCAATGTGttatgttttaacttttttttaattttcagaagAAAGACACTTCTTAACCTCATACAATAAAACTTGGTTTCATGATACCTGTGTGTGACACTACTCACAAAGATTTGATATTTCAATGTAACTATGCTATGACACTTTTTTCgaattttcatatattttattttgatactatactatgacttgtttttcattatttacatactatgctatgacatttttccgaattttatactattttattttatactatactatgacttgtttttcttctttttttgacatacaatgcTATGacttacttttttgacatactatgacttttcaacatgctataatgtctttttatatatatatatatatatatataaacacaaattatgatatatatagatatatatatatatatatctatatatatcataatttgttttagCAATAATGTGTAAGACTTGTACATGGATAAAAGTGTTTCTTTTCACTGTGTTATGTTTTTACTTCTtctaaaaaagttaaaaagtgacaagaCAGACACTTCTCaacattaatacaataaaactTGGTTTCATGATACCTGTGTGTGACACTACTttaataaagtgtatttttatatttattattactaatacttttttctacatactatactatgactttttcaaaaaaatgttgacatactatactatgacttttttctacatattgtactatgactttttttttaattgtttcgacatactatacaatgacttttttatgacttttttcaacatgctatactaggactttcttttttaactttttcgacatactacattatgagctttttatgacgttttacatactatactatgactttttttaatatgctataaaatgactttttttgtttacttttcttGACATGCtatgatatgatttttttttactgatttcgacatgctatactatgtctttttttgacatactatactatggcttttttcgccatgctataatatgaccttttatttactttttctgacatgctatactatgacttttttacacaTGCTATAATAAGACTTTTTTTCgccaaactatactatgacttttttcgacttttttcgacatactatactatgacttttttttgacatactatacaatgactttttttaatatgctataatatgacttttttgtttatttttttcaacatgctatgctatgacttttttcgacatgctatgatatgatttttttttaaacttttccgATATACTACATTATGAGTTTTTTATGAcgttttacatactatactatgactttctttaatatgctataatatgactttttttcgacatgctatactatgacttttttcgacatgctttgatatgatttttttttactcatttcgacatgctatactatgtctttttttgacatactatactatgacttttttcaccatgctataatatgaccttttatttactttttttgaacacttttccgacatactacaTTATGAGCTATGACGTtttacatgctatactatgacttttcttttcgccatgctatactatgactttttttcgacatgctatactatgacttttttcgacatgctttgACTATGATCTTTTTACTcatttcgacatgctatactatgtactttttttgacatgctatactatgacttttttacacatgctataatatgacttttttacacaTGCTATaataagacttttttcgacatactatactatgacttttttcgacttttttcgacatactatactatgactttcttttttaattttttcgacatactacattatgagctttttatgacgttttacatactatactatgactttttttaatatgctataatatgactttttcttttttacttttttcgacatgctataccatgacttttttcgacatgctatgatatgacttttttttttttacttatttcgacatgctatactatgacttttttacacaTGCTATAATAAGACTTTTTTTCgccaaactatactatgacttttttcgacttttttcgacatactatactatgacttttttttgacatactatacaatgactttttttaatatgctataatatgacttttttgtttacttttttcaacatgctatacaatgacttttttatgactgttttcaacatgctatactgttgacttttttgacatactacattatgacccttttatgactttttaaatactatactatgactttctttcaatatactatactatgacttttgtcaacatactatactatgacttttttcggcttttttttaacttactatataatgacttttttgacatgctatactatgacttttttttaaaacttttttggaCATCCTATACaggactttttatgacatttgttTTAGCAATAATGTGTTACACTTGTACATGAATAaaagtgtttcttttcattgtgttatgtttttacTTCTTTTAAAAAGTTACACAAGACAGACACTTCTTAACATCATACAATAAAACTTGGTTTCATGATACCTGTGTGTGACACTACTTCAATAAAGTgtttttgaatatttattatgccatgacctttttcgacatactatactatgatgttctttgactttttttagacatgctatactatgacttttttgacatgctatgctatgaatttttgtcacatttgtttTAGCAATAATGTGTAAGACTTGTACATGAATAAAAGTGTTTCTTTTCACTGTGTTatgtttttacttcttttgaAAAATTACACAAGACAGACTTCTCAACATCAATACAACGTGGTTTCATCATACTGTGTGTGCGACACAGTGTATTTGAAAATGTACTATGTAACACTATGCTGTGACTTTTataactttttcgacatactacattatgaggtttttatgactttttccatactatactatgacttttttttcgatatactatattacttttttttctcaactttttcgacttattatactatgacttttttcccttttttcaacatgctatatatactatgactttttcgactattttcaacattctacactatgactgtttttttttacttttttcaacatactatgacagttttatgacttttttttctacttatactatgactatttttactCATTTCGACACATACAATATTATGGcgttttcaaaatactatacaatggttttgactttttcaacatactttgctatgacttttttattactttttttgtcatactatatcaattacttttttcgatgtaatatactatgactttgttatgattttttttgacatactatactgtgacgttttttttacttttttaaacatactttactatgacttttttcgatgtactatactatgactttttcacgacttttaatgacatactataccatgacgtttctatgacataatatactatgacttttttatgaccttttggacatactttactataacgtttttatgactttttttaacatactatactatgactttgttatgatttttttcgcCATACTTTTCATGACATACGATAATATAACTTTAtgagactttttatgacttttttcatcatactatactatttcaATAAGGAGAGACCTCAATTTGagtgaacaattatttattgaCGTGTGCACAttaattataaattatattcTTTGGCGATTAGATATCGTGACATCATCGAATTCCCATCGTGACGTCATTATATTTAAAGGGGGCATGTAGGATACCCCtctgatggagtctagacactggtggtgatgGTAATGACTGAAGAGGATGCTGAGACCTGGATGCATGGGAAGAGGAGCGAGGTCTGGTGAGCTCAGACCTGGGAGCTGGATTTGATGAACTGGAGGTGAACAGGCTGGAGGAGGGTCGCAACGATTCACACTGAAATGAGAGCTGACAGcaaaagagaggaaaacatttaaatattgacagCAAAAATGTGATTGGGCTAAAACTAGTTGGTTTAACTTAAAGAAACATTCTCTAATCAGCAGATAATGTGatgcaggaggagagggagagtgaggtgaATGAGAATGAGTGAGTAACAATACAGTCTTCCTGGCTGAACCTATGCTAAaattcatgacttttttttttgacatactacactgtgacattttcatgactttttttgacataatatactatgacattttattactttttcatgacttaaaATAccatactatgtcttttttagtcatactataccattacttcttttttttaaatactatactatgacattttatgattttttccgacatactactgccacgtttttttaaaactattatTAAACTGTTATACTTTAAcggttttatgacttttttcgacatggtATACCATTACTTTTTAGTACttcttttgacatgctataacgtttttatgactttttcaaacatactatactatgactttgttcaaCATAGGAACTATACAATGATAGTATATGATGTCATAAATcaatcataaaatgtcataaaagtcatagtatactatgccattaaaagtcataaaaagtcatagtatagtatattataaacatgtcataaaaatgtcacaatGTTACTAATTGTCATGGTCATAATATAGTAAATCATAAAAATGATCATAGTAGTATGTAATTaaaattgacattttataggattttataaaattgtcagtgaaaatgtcatagtatagtatgttttaaaagtcataaaaataaagtatgtcataaaatatcataaaaagtaTCGTACAGTATGCCATAAaatgttatagtatagtatgccaaaaaagtcataaaaagtcacaatatagtACTTCATAAAAAttatcatagtatagtatgtaattaAAATTTGCATATTATAGGATGTCATAAAATTGTCagtgaaaatgtcatagtatagtatgttataaaagtCATACAAATAAAGTATTTCATTAAGCAGTTATAAAatatcataaaatgtcataaaaatgtcttaTTATAGTATGACATAaattgtcataaaaagtcatagtatagtatgcccatagactgttaaaactagagtatgccataaaaatgtcataaaatgtagTAAGTCATAAAATTGTGAAAaggtcatagaatagtatgtcataaaaatgctataaaaatgtcatagtatagtatatcataaaaatgtcataaaaagttgcataataaagtatgccttaaatatataaaaataaacttttaattttgtttatttgatagggacaAATGCTACCACATTGATATTTGAAACACAAATCTCcaatgtacagcatcacagcatttatagctatTGCTCATTTCCAATGCCCGTCCCtagcttgatggtgttttaagcccccaacgttgacttcaaggcagcgctgcgaccgtcaatttcaaggcacctaaccctaaccctaaccttaaccctaaccattgcctaatcctagtgtctTCCAGGcaacgacgttgggggcttaaaacaccaaacaccccgTCCCTATTTGTTGTATTGCTTTTAACTCAATGGGCAGCTCATTCCATGCATTAGCTCCCTTCATTGAGAAGGATGTCTGGCCAAAAGAGGTTTTTCTGTAGGATATTTTACAGTTCTCTGCGATTGTATTTCTAGAGGACAATCCACTGGCCTGTGATGGTTGCACCATGTAACAGAAAGCCTGATGAGCCTGTCCATGTAAGCACTTCTAGATGAGATTggagttagggttaggcatAGTATAGTTCGCCATAAAAATATCATAAagaatgtcatagtatagtatgtcataaaacgtcataaaaagtatgtcataaaaagtcatagtataatatgtcataaaaatgatCATAGTGTAGTTGCCATAAAAAATGGGGCAAAAAGAATGGGTATGCATATTTCTGACTTTGTACTTACATTGAGTTTTAGTTGTGACCCTACACTGAGTTTAATGCATCT is part of the Sander vitreus isolate 19-12246 chromosome 22, sanVit1, whole genome shotgun sequence genome and encodes:
- the c22h8orf89 gene encoding putative uncharacterized protein C8orf89 homolog encodes the protein MMTFQVNASLPNVTAKALLSEGSSNCSQRGPDAARYPAYWNVGMGAGGGQAAVRQNNQIRRKLPVIQPLSKSRDWKTLVSGYIVRGSPNLAKDDRLGTEINGPEKDISGRHFLFDKQCARLERTRTVIPPLTRDYHVHRPGNQHPLSLSKKLSHSHAGRPFTLGYPERYDLNTTPAILFPSTLVLNGRNTFSAENCKLSRPKVNYPTYNLLTVKDNQKSQSYPDPVVGASRSFIHRISELSTLEGETVRQEKLKKMRKAKKPSS